DNA from Sulfitobacter albidus:
CCGCCGCCCATGCGCCGCGCCTGCCCGCCCGCGAGGATCACGCCAAGGGGTTGTTTCATCGCGTGCTCTCCATCCATGTGTGTGCATCCGCGACAAAGGCGTCGATCTGCGCCGTCCCGTCGAAGGCGGTAAACGGGATCGACGGGCGATTGCCGCCAAACCACAGGATCACCCCCTTTTTCGAGCGGGTCACCGCATCGATCCCCGACCAGTCGATATGGGAGCGGAAATGATCGGCGGTGGTGCGGATGCCGGCGGCGTCTATTTCCATCGTCAGGGGGCCGCGATTGGCGCGGGCCATCAGCTGACGGCGGATGGTGACCGGCAGGGTGATCCACAGGCTGCCGAAGATCGCGACATAGCTGAGGGCAAGGCCCGCGAAAAACAACACAGGATGCAGCGCGGGCACGCCGGTGATGAGGTGCATCGCCCCATAGGCGATCCCCAGCCCGCCCAGCACCAGCAGAACGCAATGCAGCACCCGCAGGGCCACTGCCGCCCGCATCCCGCGCACGGGCGGAAGACCGGCAACGGGCGCCTTGAGCGCTGCCAGAACGACCGCCGGGTCGGAGGTGAAAGTGAAGCGGTAGCTCACGCGCGCGCCCCCTCGATCCAGCCGCGCAGCCGCTCGCGAAAGGCGTCGGGCGTCATATCGGCGGGCAGCGCCGCATCGGGGATGGTGTACACCTGCCCGCCCGCACGCATCACGGTGGCATCGCTGAGCGCGGAAACCTCGTCGATCAGGCGCCAATCGATGAAGCCCTGATTGAGATCGGTTTCGAGCCGGGCACCGGTGGCGTCGAGGGTTGCGCGGATATCGCCCTGCCGGTCCAGTTGCGCCCAGCTCATCTGCGTGAGCTTGCGCGCGCTTGCGGTGGAAAACCACAGCGCCACGAGCAGCCCGATGTAGAACCCCACAAGCGCGGCGATCAGATCGCGCGTCTCGAGCGGTGTCAGCCGCAGCAAGGCGACCAACACGGCAACCGCCAGCACAAATGCGCCGAGCGCCAGCAGCAGCATCCGGCCCCGGGGC
Protein-coding regions in this window:
- a CDS encoding YcxB family protein; the protein is MSYRFTFTSDPAVVLAALKAPVAGLPPVRGMRAAVALRVLHCVLLVLGGLGIAYGAMHLITGVPALHPVLFFAGLALSYVAIFGSLWITLPVTIRRQLMARANRGPLTMEIDAAGIRTTADHFRSHIDWSGIDAVTRSKKGVILWFGGNRPSIPFTAFDGTAQIDAFVADAHTWMESTR